DNA from Chitinispirillales bacterium ANBcel5:
TGGGTCTATAAGATTAGCGGCATCGGTATAATTAACATTATGCAAACCCCAGTGCCCGGGAATTGAATTTTATCACCCCGGCCCTCAAGGGAGAAAACCCGGAAAAGTCAAAAGAAGGGGGGGGGAAATGGTAGAAGAAAAAAGAGGTTGGGTAATTAGTCCGTATCACCATTGCCAGCACGCTTACGTTTTTCAGCAAGTGCCTGAGTCTGGTTCAGTATAACTCTTTGTTCTGTTTCCGAGAGCTGTTCAAATGCTTCTATGAGCTTTGCAGTACGCTTGTTGCCATGGATCTTATGCTCTTTGGTGGGTTCTTCTACTTTAGCACCGTTTTTGCCCATGATCTTCTCAACCGGAATATCAAAGAAATTGGCCAAAGCAATCAGGCGATCACGCGGCGGCTTGGAAAAACCGTTTTCGTAATCGGCAATGACCTTTTGCCTGGCACCAACCTTTTCACCGAGTTGTGCCTGCGTTAGC
Protein-coding regions in this window:
- a CDS encoding helix-turn-helix transcriptional regulator; protein product: MYFIFMTIGENIRKLRKARGLTQAQLGEKVGARQKVIADYENGFSKPPRDRLIALANFFDIPVEKIMGKNGAKVEEPTKEHKIHGNKRTAKLIEAFEQLSETEQRVILNQTQALAEKRKRAGNGDTD